The Aspergillus fumigatus Af293 chromosome 5, whole genome shotgun sequence nucleotide sequence GCCGAGTACCGCGGCAATATAACCAATCGGGTTGAGAGCTCATGTCAGGGCAAGTATTCATTGGATCGTACAACCGGTAGGAAGAGAGCATCCTATTGCTATCCTCCCAGGATGCGTTCATCAGGGGCTGCATTGTCTCGACGGTGTAGATCCCGCGGCAGCGGATAGCTCTCACTGTGCAGAATGGATACCGTCCGGTTGGCCATTCGTGAATTGTGGCCGTCATTCGGCATGTCGGAAGATCTGCCGGGAGATATGCCTCGAGGCCGCTGGATCCGGACATAAATGCTAGACATTCGTACGTCTGTAACTCCCCTTCTCATATATTCGAACATTCGTCCTCACCCCTGCGCATTTTCACAGCAACAATGCATTCGACGTGGCAGCCCCCAACGAATTATCGGCAACGCCCTGTCGCCATTCTCGGTGCAGGCGTGCTCGGTCGTAGACTTGGTATGTCTTCTATGAGGTGAAATGTCCAAGATTGAACTAACTTGTACCAGCATGCGTCTGGGCCTCAGCAGGTTACAATGTCCATGTCCGCGATCCGAGTCCCCAACAGCGCGAAGACTGCCTCGCCTACGTCAGGGATAACGTGGCCGCATACGCCGAGAGCACAGGACAGAAGCCAGGAACAGTCGGGACTACCGAAAGCCTCGAGGAAGCAGTGGATAATGCCTGGCTGGTCATCGAGGCCGTGCCGGAGAAGATCCAGCTCAAGATCGATGCGTTTGCTGAACTCGATGCCCGCGCGCCGAGTGACTGTATCCTCGCGTCGAACTCGTCGTCGTACAAGTCTTCGGAGATGCTTGAGAAGGTGTCAGAGGCGACGAAATCCCGGATCCTGAATATGCACTACTACATGCCGCCGCAGTGCATGATAGTCGAGCTCATGACGGATGGGCACACCGCGGCCGAGATCTTCCCGTTTATGGTTGAGCGGTCCAAGGAGGCGGCGACGGTCCCGTATGTTGCTCGAAAGGAGTCGACTGGGTTTATCTTCAATCGTCTGTGGGCAGCTGTCAAGCGGGAGGTGCTGACGATGCTGGCGGAGGGGGTGTCGGTACCGGAGGAGATTGACTCGATGTGGAAGGAGATGTTTGTCAAGGGAGGAGTCTTGCCTTGCAGGACCATGGACGGTACGTATGccctttttttgtttctcgCAGCCGTGTCTAAGTCGGATTAGCTGTCGGCCTTGATACCGTCGCGTTTATTGAAGGCCATTACATTGCCGAGCGAGGTCTTTCGCCCGAGAAGACCGTCGACTTCCTCAAGGAGAACTACCTCGACAAGGGCAAGCTCGGCAACAAGTGTGCAAATGGTGGTCTCTATCCTGCAGCATCGCCCTCGGCAAATACCACTGTCCAACCCAAGATCATCGCCCTCGATGTCGGCCTGTCTGCAGCAACCCCTGGTTTCACCGCAGGCCAGATTGTGGAATTCTCGGACGACGGCAAGCTTCAGCGAGTACTTGTCAAGGACCAAGCCCTGCCAGACGGCTTGGCTATTGACTCCGCCGCGAAACGCATGTTCTGGACCAACATGGGTGTACCAGGCAAGGACGACGGGGCCGTCTACTCTGCCAACCTGGACGGCTCAGATATAAAGACGCTGGTTGCACCGGGCACAACCAACACCCCCAAACAGCTCGCACTGGATCAGTCCGCTCGGAAGGTTTACTTCTCTGACCGGGAAGGACTCCGCGTATTCCGATGCAACTACGACGGAAGtgatcttgagatcatcgtcCGAACGGGTGATTACCACCGACCAGGAGACATGCAAGACGCTACAAAGTGGTGTGTCGGCATTGCGGTTTCCCCTCGGTTCGGCAAGTTCTACTGGACCCAGAAGGGAGTTTCAAAGAGCAGCACGGGCAGGATCTTCTGCGCGGATATTGACATGCCACCGGGCCAGACTGCGGCAAAACGAAATGATATCCGTTGTCTCTTAGAGGGTCTGCCCGAACCCATTGACCTAGAGGTAGACGAGGAATCAGGCAGATTGTACTGGACCGATCGCGGTGAGCTTCCGTTTGGCAACTCATTGAACCGGGTCCCGCTGAAGGAGACCGGTTCGGAGGTCGAACGGACTGGCCATCTGGGATACGAGGTTCTCACACGGAATCTGAACGAGGCAATCGGTTTGAAACTGGATCTGGGACGTGGTCATATCTATTTGACCGATCTTGGGGGCAGCGTTTACCGGACCGATGGGGATGGGAAGCAGAAGGTGAAGTTGTATTCCGACGAGAGCCGTGCTTTTACTGGAATTGCTTTACTGTAGACATTGCCATACTATCCGTAAATATAAGTTCGATAGAAGGACTGACTGCTGTTCACATTTTTGAGTTATATCCCTATATGAGTCAACATGTACACCGAATCATTCTGGTGCTCTACCCTATACGTGCGTGCTTACTATCCTTAAGCAAACATATGCTACTCGGCTGAATTCTCCAAGCCATAAGCTACAAGCCTTCAGAGCCCTGATGCCTGGAATGAGCATAAATGAACACGAAAGAGCCGTTTTTAGTCCGCTTGTTCCAGTATAGTTCTCCAGCGGAGATTCTAGCCTCCAATAGTAACAAATAACAGATATCAGTATTCAGCCACCAGTTGCAGCCTACTTCAATTGCCATTAGACAACAACAAGAGTACATAAGTCTCGTGCGACCCGATTCTAACCCCGGCAAACGCAACACTTTGATCATCATGGTAGTTACTTCTCTAGAAACACTGCCAGTTGAGCTCCTGAGCCAGATCAGCAGCTATTTATCCCCCCTGCGCTGCGGACAATATCCCCACAGCGTAAGCCAGAAGCACCTCTCCAGCTCAGTCGCACATGTAGGCGGCTCCGTGATGTCTGCCAACCGCTTCTATTCCAGTGCTATTACCATTCTTCCAAGTCCCTGCTGACATCgcttctctccttcctccgGACACTAGATGCGCGCCCTGACCTCGCAAAATGCGTGACTAGTCTGGACTTCAATGGGCAAGGCCAAGCGGATGCCCTCAGCGACGGAGATCAACAGCTGCTGGGGAACTGCATCGCCAAGTTTGGTCTGCCCCTGTTGCTAGATGACTGGCAAGACTGTCTGGGCGTGGAAAGACGCCCACTTGCGGCAGAACTTGTCGTCGCGTCGTGTCCGAATATTGAGGCTCTCAGGCTGCCCATGAACCCAGAATGGCTGGTGAGCGTGCTCGACTCGCTGCCGAAGGACTTTTGTCTATGCGAAGTTGAGGAAGCTAGATGTCTGGCTTTATGTTTGGCTTTACTATATCAGCGGTGACCACTATGGTATTGGGTACCGGAAGATTAGCGGGCTGTTGCATGCGTCACCGAACCTGGAGCATCTGTCTCTTCCCTCCATTGAGGCGTTTTATCCCGGCGAGGCGGGAGTGCCTATCCTGGAGAAGGTGAGGTACCTTGATCTCGGTGACAGCGCGCCGTCGCCGTATTTTCTTAAGCGTGTTCTTGAAGCCTGTCCGAATCTCGAAAGATTCGAGCTGCATTGGATTGTTTCGGATGGATACGACGAAGACTCCGAAGAGTGGTCGCCTCTGGATAGACGACGGGCCTTGCAACGCGTTCAAAGCTCTGTTCGCGAGATCATCTTCGAGGCTACCATTGAGTTCCGGGACGATGAcaatcttgaagaaggcgttCCGACGCTGCGCGATTTTTCGCGCCTGGAGATCCTCAAAGTCAATGACATCGCTCTGCAAGCGCTGTACAAAGTCTGGACGCACCCTAACCGCCACGGAACTGTGGAGCAATTCGTATACCAGGTGTTTCCGTCTACGATTAAGGAGCTTACTCCCTGGGGTCCCGATGCCTCTTGGATCGAGGCCGTTCGCCCTCTCTCTCGAGAGGCTGTTGGCGAGCAGTATCCCCTCCATCCAAGCACTGCAGCCGCCAGAACATCCCCAACACACTCGCTACAACCATGGCTTCGGACCTGGGATCTGTGCATGGCGGTAGAAGAAGATGCCTTCACTATGCAACAACCTCGTTGACCTGTGGTAGTAGACTGTATGTATTTCAGCCTTGGTTTCCGTTTTCATCCGCTGAGCGGACCGTCGATGCTGGAATAGAGCCCTTCAGTCTAGGGAAGGAAAATGTAGTGGATACTCCAGTAATGCATGTTGTAGCACAAGGACTATTACAGCCTGATATGTCTGATTATCAACAAGATGACCTGCGCCTACGGAAATATCGTCCGTAGCTGGCAGGAATCACCAGCATGCTTAACCTGTCTCACATTATCAATCCAAGGTTCATGACAATGGCCTTGATTAACACGGCAATCACTCACGCAGGAGGTGTACTTATGGTTGTCAAGGACGTTCAGAGACAATTACACTGTGTACCTGGCCGCCCTAAAGAATAGCATTAAGTTCCTGTAGATAGAGCTCAATGCAATCCCAGATGATGCCAATCCTCAGCCCAAAAGGAGAATTTGTACGCATTGGTGCGAGATCAATGGAGCACTAGTGTATTAGTACCGAATCTCGCGGTGCACTGAAATCCTGATCTGTGTAGCACTCACCAGCAGCATGTGTATCACTGTTGTGTTTACGGAAGTCCAACGTGCTAGAAATCCGTTACCAACTTTTCCCGGTCAATAACCATTTGACTGTAGTGAACTAGAGCCACTGTACCAAGCCCCGGAGCCAGGCATCCATACCACTATTGTGGGGTATTTACTATCCGCTTGGTGATGGATAACCCTCCAACCAATCTTCTGGGATCTTTGCATAGTACGCACTGCGCAGGTAGTCCTCCAGAGGGCGCCAGCACCAATCATTGCTTCACGAATCCATTTGCATGAAGGAGACAAGCAGCTTGCAGCCTGTTTTCTGCCTAGTGCAGGCCTTTCCTTCCATTGGAGGAGCCAAACAAGTCCACTCAAATAAGATTTCTTGGACCTCGTATCCCACGCCAGGTTTGATGTCGTCAAACCTATAAAGCAACGGTCGAGTTCCCTCATTCATGTCTCATACACTTCCTAAATCCTGGAATCTAAACCTCCCATCTAGATCATGCCTCTCTCACAAATAACCCCATGCCTCTGGTTCGACGGCCAAGCCGAAGAAGCCGCCAGATTCTACgtctccatcttccccaACTCCAAGATCACAGCAATCCAGCGCTACACCGAAGCTGGAAAAGAGTACCACGGGCGAGAGGCAGGCAGCGTTATGGTTGTTGAATTCGAATTGAACGGACAGACTTTTACAGGATTGAATGGCGGCCCCCAGTTCAAATTCACGGGGGCGATCTCCTTCCAAGTCGACTGTGAGGATCAGGACGAGGTCGACCACTACTGGAACCACTTGAAAGACGGGGGCGATGAAACGAAACAGCAATGCGGATGGGTGACCGATAAGTTTGGGCTTACGTGGCAGATTATCCCAAGACGGCTGAAGGAGATGTTGAGTGATTCGGATTTGGAGCGGAAATCGCGCGTGACGAACGAGATgatcaagatgaagaaaTTGGACGCCGGGCTTCTTGAGAAGGCTTATGAGGGGGCATTATAATACTCATCCCAGATAGGAGCTGTAAGTGATTGATACAGCTGTGCAGCACTATTTAATGAGTCTGCTTGCTACACTATGCATCAAGACACGCCACATAACAGACCTCTTCTCCAATGCTTCCTGGCTCATGTGGCCTATGCTATTAGTTAGAGCAGCAGTCGAGGACTCCACGCTTTAAACTTACTAAGAGTGTGTAGAGTGTAACCATAGGATGAGGTCTGCCATAGAAGCCCTGAGTTTCTGCCTTACCATACTGGGCCTAAGCTCGATAATAGACCCATAAACGAAGAAGCATATCGTCCAGATACCCTTCTAACCCAATGGTATTACGGAGGTTTCTTTATCTCAGGTAGTCTCAGTCTCATGGCGACTGTTATGCTTCGTTTCCCATCCTGGCGCTCATCCCAGTCTGTTAATTGTTCCCTGTGGCTACACTGAACGGCAATGGATCGTCCAAATTTCGGACTTCGATACTTGAAAAGACTGAGGTACTATCAAAAAGATTCCAGGCTTCCCTGTACCCGATGTTAGTTTTCGTTCCTTGCGTCACAGTGTGCAGTACCTGTATGTGGCCATGGTGTGATGGGATAGTATGGCAATAAACAAGAGGGACAAAAATAAGAAAGTAATCGAAAAGTACTTGGAGTACAGAGGAGGGAGTGAATATGGTGTAGGCGGGTTACTTATGAGTCGACATGTGGCTAGTGTCGGAGTACTATTTAGGTGGTCATTATTACTGGGATGCTTGCACTTTGCAGGGCTACCTTAGTAACCCAACAAACGATGGCTTTTTGTCGATTTGTCCTAGCATTGTGAATAGGCTCAGATGACTTAGCACGAACATCATGAGTACCAGGGCTTGTCAGGGTAATTCGAGACGAGATCTGACCAGCCTGACCGGCTGGGGTATCAGGGACCGAGAAACCGCGGAGAAGCCAGCGACATGATGGAGGTTGGGTTGTTATTCGGAAAGTAAtatgttttttttttgcatTATACTAATCTCGGCAGgtcctcttcgtcaacaGGATGGAAGAATACTCTCGAGCATGCATTCGATGGACTGTACGATATCAAAGTGTATGAAGGTAGCGTATACTACAATGGGACGAGTGCCGTTGACGTAGGGGACACAGTTTCACAGGATGCTTTGTTTATAAATGGTTCGTTCACCCGGTTCTCGGAAAGATCTGATATGGATGAAAATCTGATGCCTAATACTATACCTACAGACTCGTTGCAGACGAGCTCCGAAATACGTCCTTCAGAGCCGAATATTGACCTACCACCCGTACGTCAGCATGCATCAAGACCAGGATGCCGGCTCCTATCGGCCTGTGATCATCTACAATCGGGGCCAAATGGAGAGAGTCATGCGGCAATATCGTGAATTTGTCCTTCTCTACACGGACAACTAGGAGTGGAATTCATTCCTTTCCCTACACAACGCCCGCAGGTACCTGCCTGGCATGCGTCTCAGGTCTGGCAGTTGATTTGTGACTTTGCTACACACCTGAGTGAATGAATGGACGGAACTATATTGTGTTTGGTGGACTCTATGAGAAATGTCAGTTGGAGCCATTGGAGAGGCCTCAGGAATATAATGCAAAGGACCAGGACGTGTAAAGAAGCTGCAAGGTTTCTTATGTTAGCCCCGGTCAAGGCTAAACTCATACTCACTATTTGATTTCAAGTAACTTCTATCCTTCTGTCAATAGATCCCAATCGACTTTGACCATGCTCCGGACAGAGAAATATACCACCAGATTGCTCCAGGCTTTGATCGTATCTGCCACATGGCATCGCACGATTGAGCCTGTAGAGCCTGGGGAACAAAAGGACATTACCAGGTTAGCCATACCGCTGCGAACATGGCCTTGATAATGAGGTCAGGCGAGAGCCTGCATGCCAAATCCGGTGTTAGCTGCCAGGATGAGTCACTGGCGGCTCGGAGAGTGTGGTTAGGGTGTCACTTTATCTTCTGCTCGAAGTAAGGGGAGAAGACGAAAGAGCATCGCTTGCGCAGCCGTGTTAACATTGTATATACCAGTACTTCCATGTCCCTTCGCGCCCCGAACGTCATGCGATGGACCCGTCTTAAGGACGAATGCTTGGAGGTATTGAACACGTCGCCAGCGGCCCTTGCGTCAGACAAGGTTCTGTGGCAGCATATCCAGCTGCAGCATATAACCGAAGAATTTGCGATGCAATTATCCGCAAAAGAGACTTCTCCTGATCGATCACGAGCTGTTCAGACCCAGTTGGCGCATCGTGAGTTCAAACGGCAGCTCGACGAATGGCGTAGAGGCGTTGCCGATGGCTGTTGGGATGGTAAatcctcctttttcttcttactTCAATCATCATTGAGACTGGTCAGACAATCTGATGCAGAGGCTCTCGAATTTGCGTATCATTTCTCACTCCTATACATAAACGAAGTGGCTTACTGCGCACCGACAAATAATGATGCTACCGACAACCCGCCATCAGTGGTTGCAACTGAGACACACGCAATTCCCGAGTTTCTGGAAAAGACAGATACATCCTTCGAGTTTTCACCTCTCTGGATATGTCGACGCTCCGAGCCCTACCAGCGATGTACCTGATCCGGATAATCTACACATTCATGTTTTGGTCAAACTATACTTTGTAGTAACCAAACTACCGACCCACGATGCACGGTTGCAAGTCGCTCGACTTCAGGTCCCCCAACGTACGTCTCGATCGCGTTATCCAGATGTCGGCTGGATGGGGCTCTTTGTGGCCCGCTACAAAATTATCCACAGTGTTTAGTAAAATGCGGTCGTGGGTTGAAAGCGACGACAACAGTCGACAGAGCCTCTGACGCGGATACTCTGCCTTTCCCTTGCGCCACTCCTCGGTACTGATTTCTCAACTGCCATGCCCCGCGGTATTCCCAACATAGAACAGATGGATGACAATGCTTGCATGGGTCTGGACTGGAGCGAAGTTCCAGACATGGCCTTTGACTTGAGCAACTTGACACGCCAATCTCGCCAGTCCCGATCCCGAATTCCGGCTTTGATCCAGATGCAGTAAAAAGACGATGAGCTATATCCCCACAAAAAATAGGATAGAGGAGTACCTCACCCTGAGTCTTAGCAGACCACTACAGCCCTGCTCCCGGGCGTTCTTATCTCCATgtgtgcctgaggcatccaACTGATAGGAGGTGGATCTCCCCACTGGCCCCTGGGCAAACGAGCCAATGAGATCAGGACTTAGTGGGGCTCAATCATCACATGACTTCTAGTATTTGCATGTGATAATTGAATCTGTCAACAGAAATCCGTGTCGGGCGGTTGTGTTGGTGCGCCTCCAGGGGGTATCCATGCACATCCAATCAGGCAAATTGCCAACTGCCGTCATTCGGATCATCCGCAGCGGTCTCACGAGCAGTTGCCCTTTCGGTCTCTTCCCAGGTCCCCCTCTGGACTCCGTGCCTCCAAGATGATATCATGACACAACTTGATAAGGGATAAGGGCCCAGATAAGATGTGGCTGATGTCTCCAGCTTCCCCGCTGATTGGGTCTAGTGGGGAGTCAACAGTTCCCAGTAGATCCAGCCGATATTCTCAGAGATTCCACTTCCATCCGGCTCTAATTGGTTCTCCCCATAGCTTCCTGAGGCCAGCTTCCCTGTTGATTCTTCATTAAGGTAAGGCACTGAACGCTACTTGGTCTTCCTCAACACAAAAAATTAAATTTGTCCGTTTTGCCTCACTCGTCTGTTCCATCGCCCAATCCAGTCGGTAAGTTTCTCTCATCCCACGTCCTTCTACGCCTCATCGGATGATCATCTAACATTGCCCACTAACGGCTTTCCAGATTTCTCTTTGCTTTTTACTCTCTGCCGCCGGCACCGCGGTGTCAATTCACTCgttcttgcttcttctccacgTTACCGCCTTCCGACCGTCCCACAAATAGTGCTCAACCCCTTGAAACAGCGATCGTCAAAGGTGTCAGGAGAACGGTCTCAGACTGAATTGAAAGCGGACACACTCAATGTCTATCCTCGATACCACAAAAGACCTCTCGGCCCTGTTTACCAAGCAGGTCCGTGCGACCCCCGATGCCCCTGCACTAGAAGATGATTCCACCACATACACCTATGCCGAACTAGATACCGAAGTGGATGCTCTGGCCCAGCGTCTGCGAAGCTATGGGGTCGGACGAGACAGCCTGGTTGGCGTGCTTCTCCCTCGGAGCGCGCATTATGTGATCGCCTGCCTGGCCGCTCTGCGTGCAGGAGGAGCATTCCTTGTTCTCGAGCTGGCTTATCCTCCTGATCTCCTGGCAGACGTCCTGGAAGACGCGAAGCCGGTGGTCGTGGTGACTCACCGCGCCGAAGCAAAGAAGGTCAAAGCCGATGTGCCGTTGATCGCTCTGGACGAGCCCGCGACCCATGCCAACGGACACACCAAGGAACCATCGACTCCTCTGCCAGCTGAGGACGACCTTGATCGACTCGCCTTTGTCTCGTATTCCTCAGGAACTACGGGCAAACCCAAGGGAATTGCCAACCCGCATCGAGCGCCTGTGCTTTCGTATAATCTCCGATTCGGCGTGCAGGATCTGCAGCCCGGTGATCGCGTGGCCTGCAATGTCTTCTTTATCTGGGAGATTCTGCGCCCTCTGTTGCGCGGTGCCACTGTTGTGGCAGTGCCAGACGATGTGAGCTACGACCCGGCAGCCCTGGTTGATCTCCTGGCCGCCAAACGCATCACCGAAACTCTCATGACGCCAACGTTGCTGGCCACCGTACTCGCGCGTCACCACGATCTCGGTGCTCAGTTGCCCCATCTCCGCACATTGTGGTTGAACGGTGAGGTGGTCACGACCGATCTCGCTCGACGGGCCATCAAGGCCCTGCCGTCCACCCGGCTACTGAATTGCTACAGCGCCTGCGAAACACATGAGATTGCGTGCGGCGATATTCGAGAAATGCTCGATGACAATGCCCCATATTGTCCCGTGGGCCCCCCGCTGGATCTGAAGCACACCTATATTCTGGGTGAAGATGGCAAGGCCGTTCCCGAGGGCGAGAGCGGCGAGCTTTTTGTTGGCGGGCCCCTTCTTGCCCGCGGATACCTCAATCTTCCCGACACTACTGCCAAAGCTTTCACAGCGGATCCGTTCGACGCCACCCCCGGTGCGCGCCTGTACCGCACCGGCGACCGTGCTCGCATTCTGCCTTCCGGGCTGCTGGAAATCACCGGTCGTGTAGGTGCAATGATCAAGCTGCGTGGCTATTCGGTGGTTCCTGGGAAGGTCGAAAACGAGATCGTCAAACACTTGGCGGTCAGCCATTGTGCCGTGATCGCCCACGGCGAAGGATTGGATCGGAAGCTGGTGGCGTACATTGTCCGAGACCAGGACAGCACCGACGATCGTCCGGTTGTCCAGATCAACCTCTCCGGTCACAGCCCGGCGGCGCGGCAGACTTTGGCGCCCTACCTGGCTCATTACATGATCCCCGCCCTGTGGGTGGAAATGGATGAGCTGCCGACCCACGAGGTGTCTGGCAAGGTAGACCTGAAACGATTGCCTTCTCCGCCTGCTCCCACTCCGGTGAATGGCAATGGGACCAAGGAGAAGGATCCCATCGGTATTGACCACGTAGCCGCCATCTGGGCCACAACACTGCGAACCCCCAAGGCGTTGCTCAAGCCGACCGACAATTTCTTCGACCTAGGCGGCCACTCTCTTTCCCTGGCGGAATTGGCGTCAAAATTCTCGCGGGAGTTTGGTTTCCGCGTTCCCATCGCGCGTCTGGCCGAGAACTCGACCCTGACCGGTCACCTAGAGACCGTGCGTGCCATCCGAGACGGCCACACCGCTGCGGTGCAGGCTGATCTGCCGGCCGTGCTACGCGCAGACGCAACGTTGGATGAGGACATCCGACCTTCTGGTGATGTGAAGATCCGATCCGTGACGGATGCGCAAACGGTGCTGTTGACCGGCGTGACTGGATTCCTGGGcgctttcctccttcacgaCCTGCTGGAAACCACATCTGCGCACATCATCTGCTTGGTGCGTTTCAACGAACccgccgacgatgatcaGCCGGGCGGTGTGGCCCGTATCCGCCGTAATCTGCTGGATTTGGGTCTTTGGCGCGACTCCATCATGGAACGCGTGGAAATCCTTCCTGGTAACCTGTCCCGCTCGCGCTTTGGTCTGTCTCCCGAGGCCTTTGACGAGCTGGCCGCTCGGGTGGATGTCATCGTCCATGCCGCTGCTACCGTCAACCTGGTGTACCCTTATGCAGCCCTGCGTGGTCCCAATGTCGGAGGAACCCGAGAGATTCTGCGTCTGGCCAGCAAGGGCGGCGCAACAGTCCAGTATGTTTCCACCAATGGTGTTTTGCCCCCGTCTAGTGAAAAGGGATGGCCGGAGGACGCCATGCTGCCTGTGGAAGACGTCCCGAGCAAGCTGCTGGACGGATACGGACAGACCAAGTGGGTGGCCGAGCAGCTGGTCCTGGAGGCCGGTCGCCGCGGATTGCCCGTCAAGATTCACCGTGCGGGCACCATCAGCGGCCACAGCGTCACGGGAGCGGCCAATGCCTGGGATCTGTTGTCGGCACTGATAGTCGAATCTATCAAGCTGGGCTACGCGCCCGACGTCGACGGCTGGAGGGCGGAAATGACCCCGGTGGACTTTGTCAGCAAGGCGATTGTCCACCTGGCCACCCAGACGCAGGCCGGCCAGACGATTTTCCACCTGGGTGATCCGGATCCGGTAGACACGAGACGGGTGTTTGATGCCCTGTCGGAGCTGGGATACCCCACCAAGCGACTCGGATGGGACGAGTGGGTGGCGCTTTGGACGGAGAAACAAGGATCGGTCAAGGGAGGCGATGGCGCATTTACCGTTGATATTCTGCGAAGTGGTATGCCCACGGTGGAATTCCTGCGGGGAATCGTTGTGCTCGACAACGCGGCGACCAAGCCATTCCGCGCCGTGGTCGAACGGCCCAGGGTCGATCGCGCATTGTTAGAGACCTATACTCGTCATTGGTTTGCTCGTGGATGGCTTCCCAAGGCTCCTGCCCGGTTGGCCAAGCCTGTTGCCGCCATCCGGGGTCCTTTGAACGGCCGTGTGGCCGTCATCACCGGCGCGTCATCTGGTATTGGTGCCGCTGTGGCCACCGCCCTCGTTCGCGAAGGATGCCATGTTGCACTGGCGGCTCGCCGTATGGATGCGCTCGAGTCTCTTCAGCGGCGGCTCTCCGGCCAAGGCAGCAAGATTCTCATCCAGCGCACCGACGTCACGGACCGTGCACAGGTGGAGGCATTGATGCAGGCCGCCAGCGAACAGCTGGGTCCGGTCGATATCCTGGTCTCCTGCGCCGGTGTCATGTACTACACGATGATGGCCAACGTCAAGACCGATGAGTGGGAGCGCACGGTCGACGTCAACTGCAAGGGTCTCCTGCACTGCCTGTCCGCGACGGTGCCGGGCATGCTGGCCCGCGGCAGCGGCCACATCGTCGCCATCTCGTCCGACGCCGGACGCAAGGTTTTCCCCGGCCTGGGGGTATACTCGGCCAGCAAGTTCTTCGTGGAGGCGACGCTGCAGTCGCTGCGCTTGGAGACCGCCGGGATGGGGCTGCGTGTGACCGCCGTCCAGCCGGGGAACACTGCCACCGATTTGCTGGGGATGTCGACGGACGCGGAGGCGATCAAAAAGTACGGCGAGCCGTCGGGGGCGAAGATCTTGGACCCGGAGGATGTGGCCAATTCGATTGTATATGCGCTGCGCCAGCCGGCGCATGTGGCGGTGAATGAGGTCTTGATTGAACCAAGAGATGAGCCTATTTAGATATAAAGGTTTATAGCTCAACACTAGCTTTTAGACTAATTGATTTTGTATTACGACCCCGATAGGAAGATTTCGATAGTAGTGCTTGCTGTAGGTAAGAATAAACACAATGCGCTATAT carries:
- a CDS encoding VOC family protein yields the protein MPLSQITPCLWFDGQAEEAARFYVSIFPNSKITAIQRYTEAGKEYHGREAGSVMVVEFELNGQTFTGLNGGPQFKFTGAISFQVDCEDQDEVDHYWNHLKDGGDETKQQCGWVTDKFGLTWQIIPRRLKEMLSDSDLERKSRVTNEMIKMKKLDAGLLEKAYEGAL
- a CDS encoding non-ribosomal peptide synthetase; translated protein: MSILDTTKDLSALFTKQVRATPDAPALEDDSTTYTYAELDTEVDALAQRLRSYGVGRDSLVGVLLPRSAHYVIACLAALRAGGAFLVLELAYPPDLLADVLEDAKPVVVVTHRAEAKKVKADVPLIALDEPATHANGHTKEPSTPLPAEDDLDRLAFVSYSSGTTGKPKGIANPHRAPVLSYNLRFGVQDLQPGDRVACNVFFIWEILRPLLRGATVVAVPDDVSYDPAALVDLLAAKRITETLMTPTLLATVLARHHDLGAQLPHLRTLWLNGEVVTTDLARRAIKALPSTRLLNCYSACETHEIACGDIREMLDDNAPYCPVGPPLDLKHTYILGEDGKAVPEGESGELFVGGPLLARGYLNLPDTTAKAFTADPFDATPGARLYRTGDRARILPSGLLEITGRVGAMIKLRGYSVVPGKVENEIVKHLAVSHCAVIAHGEGLDRKLVAYIVRDQDSTDDRPVVQINLSGHSPAARQTLAPYLAHYMIPALWVEMDELPTHEVSGKVDLKRLPSPPAPTPVNGNGTKEKDPIGIDHVAAIWATTLRTPKALLKPTDNFFDLGGHSLSLAELASKFSREFGFRVPIARLAENSTLTGHLETVRAIRDGHTAAVQADLPAVLRADATLDEDIRPSGDVKIRSVTDAQTVLLTGVTGFLGAFLLHDLLETTSAHIICLVRFNEPADDDQPGGVARIRRNLLDLGLWRDSIMERVEILPGNLSRSRFGLSPEAFDELAARVDVIVHAAATVNLVYPYAALRGPNVGGTREILRLASKGGATVQYVSTNGVLPPSSEKGWPEDAMLPVEDVPSKLLDGYGQTKWVAEQLVLEAGRRGLPVKIHRAGTISGHSVTGAANAWDLLSALIVESIKLGYAPDVDGWRAEMTPVDFVSKAIVHLATQTQAGQTIFHLGDPDPVDTRRVFDALSELGYPTKRLGWDEWVALWTEKQGSVKGGDGAFTVDILRSGMPTVEFLRGIVVLDNAATKPFRAVVERPRVDRALLETYTRHWFARGWLPKAPARLAKPVAAIRGPLNGRVAVITGASSGIGAAVATALVREGCHVALAARRMDALESLQRRLSGQGSKILIQRTDVTDRAQVEALMQAASEQLGPVDILVSCAGVMYYTMMANVKTDEWERTVDVNCKGLLHCLSATVPGMLARGSGHIVAISSDAGRKVFPGLGVYSASKFFVEATLQSLRLETAGMGLRVTAVQPGNTATDLLGMSTDAEAIKKYGEPSGAKILDPEDVANSIVYALRQPAHVAVNEVLIEPRDEPI